The following are encoded in a window of Gramella sp. MT6 genomic DNA:
- the lysS gene encoding lysine--tRNA ligase has protein sequence MQQLSEQEQIRREKLTAIRKAGINPYPADLYPVDHLTSEIKQNFEEGKKVVIAGRLMSRRIQGKASFAELQDSKGRIQVYFNRDEICPGEDKAKYNDVYKKLLDIGDFIGIEGELFKTQVGEMTVMVKDFHLLSKSIRPLPLPKTDKEGNTHDGFNDPEQRYRQRYADLAVNPKVKEVFVKRTKLFNAMRNFFNEREYFEVETPILQSIPGGAAARPFVTHHNALDIPLYLRIANELYLKRLIVGGFDGVYEFSKNFRNEGMDRTHNPEFTAMEIYVAYKDYNWMMDFTEKLLEHCAIAVNGTTEATFGEHRIDFKAPYKRLSMTDAIKEFTGFDITGKSEKELYEAAKGMGIEVDDTMGKGKLIDEIFGEKCEGNFIQPTFITDYPKEMSPLCKEHRDNPELTERFELMVCGKEVANAYSELNDPLDQRERFEEQLKLSEKGDDEAMFIDNDFLRALEYGMPPTSGLGIGMDRLIMFLTNKQSIQEVLFFPQMKPEKKQVELTEEEKAVFKLVKDNNVHELDTVKEHSGLSNKKWDKAVKGLRKHKMIDVFKDGENLNIKAI, from the coding sequence ATGCAGCAGTTATCAGAACAGGAACAGATTAGAAGAGAAAAATTAACGGCCATAAGAAAAGCCGGTATCAATCCATATCCAGCAGACCTTTATCCGGTAGATCATTTAACTTCAGAGATCAAGCAGAATTTTGAGGAAGGTAAGAAAGTAGTGATCGCGGGAAGATTAATGTCCAGAAGGATCCAGGGAAAAGCATCGTTTGCTGAACTTCAGGATTCTAAAGGCAGAATTCAGGTTTACTTTAATCGTGATGAGATCTGCCCGGGTGAGGACAAAGCAAAATATAACGACGTATACAAGAAACTGCTTGATATAGGTGATTTTATAGGGATCGAAGGTGAGTTATTTAAAACCCAGGTTGGAGAGATGACCGTAATGGTTAAGGATTTTCACCTGTTAAGTAAATCTATTCGCCCACTTCCGCTTCCAAAAACTGATAAAGAAGGAAATACGCATGACGGCTTCAATGATCCAGAACAGAGATATCGCCAGCGATATGCAGATCTTGCGGTGAATCCAAAAGTGAAAGAAGTTTTCGTAAAGCGAACCAAACTGTTCAATGCGATGCGTAATTTCTTTAATGAAAGAGAATATTTCGAGGTAGAAACCCCTATCCTGCAATCTATTCCAGGTGGGGCTGCTGCAAGACCTTTCGTTACACACCACAACGCGCTGGATATTCCATTATACCTGAGAATTGCCAATGAACTTTACCTGAAGAGATTGATCGTAGGTGGTTTTGACGGGGTTTATGAATTTTCTAAGAACTTCAGAAATGAAGGTATGGACAGAACTCATAATCCTGAATTTACAGCCATGGAGATCTATGTAGCTTATAAAGACTACAACTGGATGATGGATTTCACTGAGAAATTACTTGAGCATTGTGCTATTGCTGTAAATGGAACTACCGAAGCTACTTTTGGCGAACACAGGATCGACTTTAAAGCGCCATATAAGCGTCTAAGCATGACCGATGCAATAAAGGAATTTACAGGGTTTGATATTACCGGAAAGTCTGAAAAAGAACTTTATGAAGCTGCTAAAGGTATGGGCATCGAGGTAGATGATACCATGGGGAAAGGAAAACTTATCGACGAGATCTTTGGTGAAAAATGTGAAGGAAATTTTATCCAGCCAACTTTCATTACAGATTATCCGAAAGAGATGAGTCCGCTTTGTAAGGAACACCGGGATAATCCTGAGCTTACCGAGCGTTTTGAACTTATGGTTTGCGGAAAAGAGGTCGCGAATGCGTATTCTGAGCTTAACGATCCTTTAGACCAGCGTGAGCGATTTGAGGAGCAATTAAAACTTTCAGAAAAAGGTGATGACGAAGCCATGTTTATAGACAATGACTTCTTAAGAGCCCTGGAATATGGAATGCCTCCAACTTCTGGTCTTGGAATTGGAATGGACAGATTGATCATGTTCCTTACCAATAAGCAATCTATACAGGAAGTATTATTCTTCCCTCAAATGAAACCTGAGAAAAAACAGGTAGAATTGACTGAGGAAGAAAAAGCTGTTTTCAAATTAGTGAAAGATAATAACGTTCATGAGCTTGATACAGTAAAGGAACATTCAGGTTTAAGTAATAAAAAGTGGGACAAGGCGGTAAAAGGCCTTAGAAAACATAAGATGATAGATGTCTTTAAAGACGGTGAAAACCTGAACATCAAAGCTATATAA
- a CDS encoding YqaE/Pmp3 family membrane protein, whose translation MSIWRVILSVLFPPLAVYDKGCGSILIVLILTLLGWIPGVIAALIILNNPKS comes from the coding sequence ATGAGTATCTGGCGAGTCATACTTTCTGTGTTATTTCCTCCGCTGGCAGTTTATGATAAAGGCTGCGGGTCAATATTAATAGTTCTCATCCTTACCTTACTGGGCTGGATTCCCGGAGTGATCGCTGCTCTCATAATTTTGAATAATCCGAAGTCTTAA
- the lipB gene encoding lipoyl(octanoyl) transferase LipB, with amino-acid sequence MNKKVEVQNLGVKDYKETWNYQEELFKNTLELKIRNRREELDLPTKNYLLFVEHPHVYTLGKSGDIENLLISEAELEAKNATYYKINRGGDITYHGPGQIVGYPILDLDNFFTDIHKYLRLLEEMVILTLAEYGLKADRSPGETGVWLDVGTPFARKICAMGVRASRWVTMHGFALNVNADLGYFDNIIPCGIKGKAVTSLNVELGKQKVDMEEVQQKLMQHFADLFEAELISE; translated from the coding sequence ATGAATAAGAAAGTTGAAGTACAGAATTTAGGAGTCAAAGATTATAAGGAAACCTGGAATTACCAGGAAGAGCTTTTTAAGAATACACTTGAGCTTAAGATCAGGAATCGGCGTGAAGAGCTCGATCTGCCAACGAAGAATTACCTGCTTTTTGTAGAGCATCCACATGTTTATACTTTGGGAAAAAGCGGGGATATTGAAAACCTTTTGATCTCTGAAGCTGAACTTGAGGCTAAAAATGCTACCTATTATAAGATAAACAGGGGAGGGGATATTACCTATCATGGCCCCGGTCAGATCGTGGGTTATCCCATCCTGGATCTTGATAATTTCTTTACAGATATACATAAATATCTTCGACTACTTGAAGAAATGGTTATTCTTACCCTGGCCGAATATGGTTTAAAAGCTGACCGAAGCCCGGGAGAGACCGGTGTATGGCTGGACGTAGGAACTCCGTTTGCACGAAAGATATGTGCGATGGGGGTGAGGGCCAGTCGCTGGGTGACCATGCACGGTTTTGCACTTAATGTCAACGCCGATCTTGGTTATTTTGACAATATTATTCCATGCGGAATTAAGGGAAAGGCGGTTACTTCGCTGAATGTTGAGTTAGGAAAACAGAAAGTGGATATGGAAGAAGTTCAGCAAAAGCTAATGCAGCATTTTGCAGATCTTTTTGAAGCAGAATTAATTTCTGAATAA
- a CDS encoding ribonuclease HII produces the protein MLEFYNIELTVAGTDEAGRGCLAGPVTAAAVILPRDFQNSVLNDSKILSLKNRKLLKSQIEVQAVAYAVEHVFMHEIDEINILNASILAMHKALQSLKFDLDQIIVDGNRFKPFNKVPHNCIIKGDGKYMSIAAASILAKTYRDEFMEKIHEEYPLYNWKKNKGYPTREHRDAIARYGITKYHRKSFKLLPDQLKIDF, from the coding sequence ATGCTTGAATTTTATAATATTGAATTAACGGTTGCAGGTACAGACGAAGCAGGTAGAGGATGTCTCGCCGGACCTGTGACTGCTGCTGCCGTCATCCTCCCTCGTGACTTTCAAAATTCAGTCTTAAATGACTCGAAAATATTAAGTTTAAAAAATAGAAAATTATTAAAATCTCAAATTGAGGTCCAGGCAGTTGCTTATGCTGTTGAGCATGTTTTTATGCACGAAATCGATGAAATAAATATTCTGAACGCCTCTATTCTAGCCATGCACAAGGCTCTACAATCGTTAAAATTTGATCTGGATCAAATAATTGTGGATGGAAACAGATTTAAACCTTTCAATAAGGTTCCACACAATTGCATAATAAAAGGCGATGGAAAATATATGAGTATTGCAGCAGCTTCTATTTTAGCCAAAACCTACAGGGACGAATTCATGGAAAAGATCCATGAAGAATACCCCCTGTACAACTGGAAAAAGAATAAGGGGTACCCAACCAGAGAACACCGGGATGCCATTGCAAGGTATGGAATCACAAAATATCACCGAAAAAGCTTTAAACTACTTCCAGATCAATTGAAGATTGACTTCTAA
- a CDS encoding SusC/RagA family TonB-linked outer membrane protein: MKKRLQGLLTLLLVLVVQISFAQEKTVTGTVVDEDGLPLPGVNVIEKGTSNGVQTDFDGNYSITVDQGDVLVYSYLGFATQESTVGASDVVDVTMAVDAAALDEVVVVGYGTATKQSFTGSATTIEAENLDVKSTSNITQALAGEVAGVNVINTSGQPGSASTIRIRGYGSVNGNRDPLYVVDGIPLNVSSGADGTDSEALSTINSINPADIKSTTILKDATATAIYGSRGANGVVLITTKSGSAGEDYIELDVKTGVNTQLIPRYDVIRSPEEYIGYVWEGIYNRGVITGRANPVDFANSQLFTDNYVPAGYNLWNVEDGGELINPETRMVRDGVTRRYTPQRYEDLAFDSSIRTEASVRFGGGNEKTKYFASIGYLNDDGYAIRTGFDRYTSRLNLTSQVKEWLEVGVNLGYTYSETIANGQTVGSENLFEFADKMAPIFPVFLRDDNFELVPDPIFGGNQYDYGTDSGFRARPNANNLNPIASALYDFNGTDRHQLNGNMSLNLDITENLRFETRFGGNYFMDREKQFRNPFYGGGRSTGGDLYTEDVEYYSTNFLQLLRFSDQYGDHGLEAFIAHESNKIKRSESQNYKGLSVSPDIYELNNFVENLSPPVGFSEGRSLESYFGQLNYNFADKYYFSGSVRRDGSSRFVNDKWGTFGSAGVSWVISNEGFFNSGLINFLKVKASYGITGDEAGVGYYDGYDTFNLGLLGGGISISANDNGNPDLTWETSNMFQVGTEFSLGRWLDGSVDYYRKRTDNLIFERRVGPSQGIAIITVNDGELLNSAVEFNLTGHIINTRDFKLDLNVNGSVNQNEILTMPIEPSTGEERILDNSPGFYAYSQGSSIYDFYMREYAGVDPANGAPLWYQYYNDVNGNGVFDGDDESISSMTTYINDNPDANVERRVTDTYASATDKYVGKSGIPDVSGGFRLGGRYKGFNFSTQFIYSLGGYAYDAQYAELMSDRFGAAGNNFHTDIADRWQRPGDITNVPALTDNAFVNGTSTSTRFLTSTDYLALNNALVGYTFDSETIGATGLDLLNIFVSGDNLFTKTAREGFLPNTSESGNSGRRLYAPLTTVTLGVRVKF, translated from the coding sequence ATGAAAAAAAGATTACAAGGATTGCTGACACTTTTACTGGTGTTAGTGGTGCAAATTTCATTTGCACAAGAGAAAACCGTTACAGGTACGGTTGTAGATGAGGACGGTTTGCCTCTACCCGGGGTAAACGTCATTGAAAAGGGTACTAGTAATGGAGTGCAAACCGATTTCGATGGTAATTATAGTATAACAGTAGATCAGGGTGATGTACTGGTATATAGTTACCTTGGTTTTGCTACTCAGGAATCAACGGTAGGTGCATCTGATGTTGTTGATGTAACTATGGCTGTTGATGCTGCTGCCCTTGATGAGGTTGTGGTTGTGGGATACGGTACTGCTACAAAGCAGTCATTTACCGGTTCTGCTACAACAATTGAGGCAGAAAACCTGGATGTGAAGTCAACTTCAAACATTACACAGGCTCTTGCCGGTGAGGTTGCTGGGGTAAATGTAATTAATACTTCAGGTCAGCCTGGTTCAGCTTCTACTATTCGTATTAGAGGTTATGGTTCGGTAAATGGTAACCGTGATCCACTTTATGTTGTAGATGGTATTCCATTAAACGTAAGTAGTGGTGCAGATGGTACCGATAGTGAGGCTCTAAGCACAATTAACTCGATTAACCCTGCAGATATTAAGAGTACAACTATTCTTAAGGATGCAACGGCTACAGCTATCTATGGTTCTAGAGGGGCAAATGGGGTTGTTTTGATTACAACTAAATCTGGTAGTGCAGGTGAAGATTATATCGAACTTGATGTGAAAACTGGTGTTAACACGCAGTTGATCCCTCGTTACGATGTGATTAGATCTCCAGAAGAGTACATTGGATATGTTTGGGAAGGTATTTATAACCGTGGGGTTATTACCGGACGAGCAAATCCAGTTGATTTTGCTAACTCTCAGTTGTTTACAGACAACTACGTTCCAGCAGGATATAATCTATGGAATGTTGAAGATGGTGGAGAGCTTATCAATCCTGAAACCAGAATGGTAAGAGATGGAGTTACTAGAAGATATACTCCGCAACGATATGAAGATTTAGCTTTTGATTCTTCAATCAGAACTGAGGCGAGTGTGCGTTTTGGTGGTGGAAATGAAAAAACTAAATATTTCGCTTCCATTGGTTATTTAAATGATGATGGATATGCTATTAGAACTGGTTTTGATAGATATACTTCTCGTTTGAACCTTACCTCTCAAGTGAAAGAATGGTTAGAAGTTGGTGTTAACCTTGGTTACACTTATTCAGAAACTATTGCAAACGGACAAACAGTTGGTTCTGAAAACTTATTTGAATTTGCTGATAAGATGGCGCCAATATTCCCTGTATTCCTTAGGGATGATAACTTTGAATTAGTTCCAGATCCAATTTTTGGTGGAAATCAGTATGATTATGGTACAGATTCAGGTTTCCGTGCTAGACCTAATGCGAACAACTTGAACCCGATCGCTTCGGCTCTTTACGATTTTAATGGTACAGATAGACACCAGTTAAATGGAAACATGTCTTTAAATCTTGATATTACTGAGAACTTAAGATTTGAAACTCGTTTTGGTGGTAACTACTTCATGGATAGAGAGAAGCAGTTTAGAAACCCGTTCTATGGTGGTGGTAGATCTACTGGAGGTGATTTATATACTGAAGATGTTGAGTACTATTCAACAAACTTTTTACAGTTACTTAGATTTTCAGATCAGTATGGAGACCATGGTCTAGAGGCATTTATCGCTCACGAAAGCAATAAAATTAAAAGATCTGAATCTCAGAACTACAAAGGACTTTCAGTTTCTCCTGATATTTATGAGTTAAACAACTTCGTGGAAAATTTAAGCCCACCAGTTGGATTCTCTGAAGGAAGGTCTCTTGAATCTTACTTTGGTCAGTTAAACTATAACTTTGCAGATAAGTACTATTTTAGTGGTTCTGTTCGTCGTGACGGTTCTTCAAGATTCGTAAATGACAAATGGGGAACATTTGGTTCTGCCGGTGTATCATGGGTAATCTCAAATGAAGGATTCTTTAACTCTGGGTTAATTAACTTCTTAAAAGTTAAGGCTTCTTACGGTATTACAGGTGATGAAGCTGGTGTTGGTTACTATGATGGTTATGATACTTTCAACTTAGGACTTCTAGGTGGAGGAATCTCTATTTCTGCTAATGATAACGGAAACCCAGATCTAACCTGGGAAACTTCAAATATGTTCCAGGTTGGTACAGAATTTAGTTTAGGCCGTTGGTTAGATGGTTCTGTTGATTACTATAGAAAGAGAACAGATAATCTTATTTTTGAAAGAAGAGTAGGACCTTCTCAGGGTATCGCTATTATTACTGTGAATGATGGAGAGCTTTTAAACTCTGCAGTGGAATTCAACCTTACAGGTCACATTATTAACACAAGAGATTTCAAACTTGATTTGAACGTGAATGGATCGGTGAATCAGAATGAGATTCTTACAATGCCGATTGAACCATCTACAGGAGAAGAGAGAATCCTTGATAACTCTCCTGGATTTTACGCTTATTCTCAGGGTAGCTCGATCTACGATTTTTACATGAGAGAATATGCTGGTGTAGATCCTGCTAATGGTGCACCACTATGGTACCAATATTATAATGATGTAAATGGAAACGGAGTTTTTGATGGTGATGATGAATCCATTTCTTCAATGACTACGTATATAAATGACAACCCTGATGCTAATGTAGAAAGAAGGGTGACAGATACTTATGCTAGTGCAACTGATAAATATGTTGGAAAGTCTGGTATTCCGGATGTTAGCGGTGGATTTAGACTAGGAGGACGTTATAAAGGTTTTAACTTCTCTACTCAGTTTATCTACAGCCTGGGAGGTTATGCTTATGATGCGCAATACGCTGAATTGATGAGCGACCGTTTTGGTGCTGCTGGAAATAACTTCCACACAGATATCGCTGATAGATGGCAGAGACCTGGTGACATCACAAATGTACCTGCTCTTACAGATAATGCTTTTGTAAATGGAACT